The following coding sequences lie in one Deltaproteobacteria bacterium genomic window:
- a CDS encoding cupin: MKSELLHREHKVEKPWGYELIWAHTARYVGKILHINKGHRLSYQYHNIKDETIRLLSGHLEVETEENGARKTLTLKQGESLHIVPLMRHRMIAVEDCDVLEVSTPELEDVVRLEDDYRREDREA, from the coding sequence ATGAAATCTGAACTATTGCATCGGGAACACAAGGTCGAAAAGCCTTGGGGCTATGAGCTTATCTGGGCGCATACTGCACGCTATGTGGGGAAAATCCTCCATATCAACAAGGGCCATCGACTGAGCTATCAGTACCATAATATCAAAGACGAGACGATTCGTTTGCTGTCCGGTCATCTCGAGGTGGAGACCGAAGAGAACGGTGCACGAAAAACCCTGACGCTCAAACAAGGCGAGTCGCTGCACATCGTGCCGCTTATGCGCCATCGGATGATCGCCGTCGAAGATTGTGACGTTTTGGAAGTCTCGACGCCTGAGTTGGAAGACGTTGTGCGGCTGGAGGACGATTACCGCCGCGAGGATCGCGAAGCGTAG